One part of the Prunus persica cultivar Lovell chromosome G5, Prunus_persica_NCBIv2, whole genome shotgun sequence genome encodes these proteins:
- the LOC18776293 gene encoding mavicyanin produces the protein MEPSKVVLFFFLLSTFQVLFVTCTKFEVGGKNGWEVPKSKNDQQMYNQWASDNRFKVDDTLHFNYTKDSVLVVTKDEYEKCHSAHPIFFSNHGVTVFTLDRPGLFYFISGVSGHCERGQKMIIKVLEPASPPQSADQNEQKNDAAVAMATISSATLMSCIMSFVGVLFF, from the exons ATGGAACCCTCCAAAGTagttctcttcttttttcttctttctaccTTCCAAGTCTTGTTTGTAACTTGCACGAAATTTGAAGTTGGAGGCAAGAATGGGTGGGAGGTCCCCAAATCAAAGAATGACCAACAAATGTATAACCAATGGGCATCAGATAACAGGTTCAAGGTCGATGACACTCTCC ATTTCAACTACACCAAAGACTCGGTGCTGGTGGTGACCAAGGACGAGTACGAAAAATGCCATTCTGCTCatcccatcttcttctccaaccaTGGTGTGACTGTGTTCACATTAGACCGGCCTGGTTTGTTCTATTTCATTAGTGGGGTTTCTGGGCACTGCGAGAGAGGCCAGAAGATGATCATCAAAGTGTTGGAACCAGCAAGCCCACCTCAATCTGCTGACCAGAACGAGCAGAAGAATGATGCTGCAGTTGCAATGGCTACCATCTCTTCTGCAACTCTCATGTCCTGCATTATGTCATTTGTGGGGGTCCTTTTCTTCTGA
- the LOC18777873 gene encoding piriformospora indica-insensitive protein 2, translating into MSIYFSFPFIVWVFTVQDSSFLFCFSFFCVPVFFSDKLVTSQPEQSQAIYSLFLLAMKNFSTIATQYIYVLFFLHCCCCTMFVLVLVQAADPSSSEAPMHKAEQQALYSAVQAFVGSWWNGSDLYPDPCGWTPIQGVYCDLYNDFWYVSVINIGPLYDNSLRCTTNIAEFSHHLFNLKHLKVLSFFSCFLSPSQNPITISTSNWEKLANSLESLEFRSNPGLIGTVPNTFGYLRNLQSLVLLENGLGGNLPEEIGTLVNLRRLVLAGNQFSGKIPESFGGLSKLLILDASRNKLSGSLPFTFGSLTSLLKLDLSNNMLEGKLPREIGRLKNLTLLDLGSNKISGGLAQSLEELVSVKEMVISNNPMGGGLKSIEWQNLQSLEILDLSNTCLTGNIHKSMAEMKRLRFLGLNSNNLSGRVSPRLAALPCIGALYLYGNNFTGELEFSESFYRRMGRRFGAWNNPKLCYRAEVNSTGHVPYGVKSCKQETTISGNVLSNAKFSEANWDHSIQFVASLGFSSCNLDGILWVIIVQGMLFILFL; encoded by the exons ATGAGCATTtacttctcttttccttttatagTCTGGGTTTTCACTGTTCAGGATTCTTCATTTCTATtttgcttctctttcttttgtgtaccagtttttttttcagacAAGTTAGTTACCAGCCAGCCAGAGCAGAGCCAGGCCATATATTCTTTGTTTCTATTGGCAATGAAGAACTTCTCCACTATTGCAACTCAATATATTTATGTGCTATTCTTCTTgcactgctgctgctgcaccATGTTTGTTCTGGTTTTAGTGCAAGCAGCAGACCCTTCATCATCGGAAGCACCCATGCACAAAGCAGAGCAACAAGCTCTTTACTCTGCTGTTCAAGCCTTTGTGGGCAGCTGGTGGAACGGCTCAGATCTTTATCCTGACCCTTGTGGCTGGACCCCAATTCAG GGAGTCTATTGTGATCTCTACAATGACTTCTGGTATGTTAGTGTTATAAACATCGGGCCGCTCTACGACAACTCTCTTCGGTGCACCACAAATATTGCTGAGTTTTCTCATCACCTGTTCAACCTCAAGCACTTGAAGGTCCTCTCATTTTTCAGTTGCTTCCTCTCACCAAGCCAAAACCCTATAACAATTTCCACTTCGAACTGGGAAAAGCTTGCAAACAGCTTAGAATCCTTGGAGTTTCGATCAAACCCCGGTCTCATTGGAACAGTTCCAAACACTTTTGGATACCTCAGAAACCTGCAATCTCTAGTTCTGCTAGAAAATGGATTAGGAGGCAACTTGCCTGAGGAAATAGGCACTTTGGTCAACTTGAGGCGGCTTGTCCTTGCAGGAAACCAATTTTCAGGTAAGATTCCAGAAAGCTTTGGAGGGTTGAGTAAGCTCTTAATATTGGATGCAAGCAGAAATAAACTGTCTGGTTCATTGCCTTTTACTTTTGGAAGTTTGACTTCACTTCTAAAGCTGGACTTAAGCAACAATATGTTGGAGGGGAAGTTGCCTAGAGAGATTGGAAGGCTAAAAAATCTCACACTTTTAGACCTTGGCAGTAACAAAATATCTGGTGGGTTAGCTCAGTCACTTGAAGAACTGGTTTCCGTAAAAGAAATGGTGATATCCAACAACCCAATGGGGGGCGGCTTGAAGAGCATTGAGTGGCAAAATCTACAAAGCTTGGAAATTTTGGACCTTTCAAACACATGCTTGACAGGGAACATTCACAAGTCCATGGCAGAAATGAAAAGGCTTAGATTTTTAGGACTTAACAGCAACAATCTCTCAGGAAGAGTATCTCCAAGGCTGGCAGCTCTGCCTTGCATTGGTGCTCTTTACCTTTATGGCAACAATTTCACTGGAGAACTTGAATTCTCAGAATCCTTTTATAGGAGGATGGGGAGGCGCTTTGGAGCTTGGAACAACCCAAAACTTTGTTACAGGGCTGAAGTAAATTCAACAGGCCATGTTCCTTATGGGGTAAAATCATGTAAGCAAGAAACCACTATTTCTGGTAATGTTCTTTCAAATGCCAAGTTCAGTGAAGCAAATTGGGATCACAGTATCCAATTTGTGGCATCCTTGGGATTTTCAAGTTGTAATCTTGATGGGATTCTGTGGGTTATTATTGTCCAAGGGATgttgtttattctttttctttga